A region of the Acidimicrobiia bacterium genome:
GCAGTACGACGAGGGTCGGCGTCTTCTACGGAGCGGGGTTGGATTCGGAGGGCCTTTCGTCGGAGGCTTCCCTGAAGGGCTCTTTGGGAACCTCGAAGATCTAGGTTTTTTTTCCGACCTTTTTGGGGCCGGGTTCGGGACTCGCACTCGGAAAACTCGGCGAGGCTCTCGAGGTCGGGACGTGTACACCGACGCCTGGATCGACTTCGAAGAAGCCTTTTTTGGCTCGATCCGTACGCTCTCGGTTCAAACCGAGCAACCCTGCTCTGCCTGTAGAGGATCGGGATCCTCGAGCGGCTCCCCTCCCGATCAGTGTCCTGCTTGCGGAGGGAGAGGTCTTATGCAGTCGAGGCTCGGCGGAGAATTCAGCATAGCCACAACGTGCACACGATGCGGGGGATCGGGAAAAGTCATAAGTGACCCCTGCACGAGGTGCGAGGGAAGCGGTGTGGAAAGCATAACCAAAAAGATAAAGGTGAAGATTCCAGCGGGAGTTGACGATGGGCAAACCATCAGAGTGGCAGGAAGGGGACGGCCAGGGGCTTTCGGCGGCCCTCCTGGAGACCTCTATGTAAGGGTACATGTAAGACCTCATCCTTTCTTCACCAAAAAAGGCAAGGACCTTTACTTGGAACTGCCGGTCACATACCCCGAGCTGGCCCTTGGCGCCGAGATCGAGGTCCCCACTATGACCCAACCCGTAACGATCCGCATTCCGCCTGGTACTCAGAGCGGAAGGACCTTCAAGATAAGAGGCAAAGGCGCCGACACGCCATCGGGAACTGGCGATCTTTACGTGACGGTCCAACTGACGGTGCCCACCAGGCTCACTGCCGCCGAAAAGCGGGCTTTAGAGGCATTCGCCCAGGTGCACAAAGCCTCACCCCGAGCCGAAATCGATGCATACCTTGCGAAAGTTCGAAAGGAGCGTGTGGCAGCCAAATGAAAGACGGCACGCACGACGTAAAGAGACGAGAAGCAAAGAACGAACATGCCCGAGATAATCAGCTGTACTCCATAGGGGCGGCAGCTCGCGTCGCAGGATTCCATCCCCAGACACTCAGGTGGTACGAGAAGAAAGGACTGATCAAACCCATACGCACCCGCGGTAACGCACGGCGCTACACAGCCGGAGACATCGAGCTTCTGTCTAGAATCAAGACTTTATCGAAGAGAGGCATGAGCCTCGAGGCTGTGCGACTGGTACTGTCGCTAGAGAAAGAACGGCAGATGCTTTACGAGCTCGTGGATGCTCTCCGACGCGAGGTTTCCAGGCTTTCCTCGGCTTCCGATCCTTCCTCCCCTCCTCTGCGACCCCATCGTAGATCCACACGTCACAGCGGGTCTTACGAGACAGGAGCAGCGGCGAGCGGCGGGTGAGGATATCTGTTACAGCCGTAGCTGCCAAAAAATCTGGCGGCTCGACTCTCATTCTCGAAAAGCTCATCGAACACCTTCCTAAAGTGGCTGTCAATCATCACTTTCGTTTCTTCCTGTCCGTTCCTTTTGTACGGTCCCTCTTCAATAAACTCGACATTGACGCACCCAAGGAACTAGACGATCCCATAGACATCGCCGACAACGTCGACGTCGTCGCGGTTCCTCCCGGCTCTCAGCTAGAGCGCCTTTTGTGGGACCAGCTTTCATACCCCCGCTTGCTGAAACAGTTCCGGCCCGACGTCAACGTCAACGCATTGGGATTCGGTCCTTTGTATCCGAAAGTTCCCCAGTGCACCTTCCTTAAAGATTCAACTTACTTTTGTCCTATGAGGAGCTACCAGCGCGGTCTGGTGGAGCGTGCTCGTATCGAATTAGGAAGGCTACTTCTTCTACAGGTCATGGCGCGCTCCGAGTGCGTTGTCGTCCCTTCCAAAGCCCTGGCCGAGACAATCACCAGCGCTGCTAGAGGGATAGAGCAGAAGCTCGTGGTACTGCGAGATCCTTTCGAAGCTGATTACAAGGATCCTGACGAACGGCGTGAACAAGGGGAATTATCGCCAGGTGGTACCCCGGTTCGAATCTTGTATCTAAGTCATTTAGAGCCGCACAAGGCTCACTCTTTCCTTCCACTGGTAGCTCTGGAACTCGAGAAGCAAACTTTAAGGAACTTTACTTTTGTTGTTGCCATAGACCGAGCTGACTCGCCTCGCCTCTATGACGCATTCATAGCCGAGATTCGTCGGACCGGTACCGCTGAGTATTTCGAGGTCCACCCGAGGCTTTCGCCGGCCGAAGTTAGCCAAGAATTAGCCTGTGCCGACGTATTCTTTTTTCCGTCGTTATGTGAATCTTTTGGTTATCCCATGGCAGAAGCTGGAGCCGCCGGAATCCCCGTGGTGGCCTCCCACACCGCCATCAACAAAGAGATGCTTGGGGAAGAGGCTATTTACTTCGAGTCGCTGAGGGCCGACAAAGCAGCAGAAGCTTTGAAAAGCGTGATCGAAGACGCCAGCGTGCGCCGCGCATGCGCTCGGGCTATTCAGCGGCACCAGCGATCGCTGTTTTTGGGATGGGAAGAGTATTCTCAGCGTGCGATAAAAATCATCACGGGAATTGTCGATGCCAAAAAAAGATAGTCCTTTTAGGCTCGCTATCGTCGCCCCGCTCCCTGTGCAGTACAACTCACCCTTTTTCAGGCGCTTAGCTGAACAAGATGGAATCTCCCCCACCGTCCTTTATGGAACTCTTGCCCACACTTACGAGTCGTTCGACGAAGGTTTCGGGATTTCGTATTCATGGGACATACCACTGCTCGACGGTTACCGTTACAAGGTCATACCCACGATAAAAACAACGGACCAGGATCGTGGCCTAGCCCTCATCGCGCCAAGGTTGCTTTTCGAACTGAAACGGTCGCGCTACGATGCGGCTCTCATCTATGGGTGGGGGGATTGGTACTCGAGGAGTGCCCTTGTTGCATGCTTCGTCAACAAACTTCCCTTCTTTTTGACCGGAGATGCCACGCCTATCTACCCCGATCCCCCGCTCCGAGGAGCGGTGAGGCACCTTTTGCTATCCATACTGCTAAATCGAGCTGCTGGATGTCTCTATGTGGGAACACTGCAGCGAATCTACTTTGAGCGCTTAGGGGTCGATGATTCGCGTCTTTTCTTTCATCCCTGGACTGTAGACAACGATCGCTTCTTCGCAGCCGCTACTTTTGACACCGAGAAAAAAAACAAGCTAAGAGCGGAGTTTGGCCTTCCCGCTGACATTCCTCTAGTGGTCTTTTGTGGAAAGTTCATAAGTCGCAAGCGTCCGCTGGACATTTTGAAAGCGCTAGCCACCCTCCAGCGTGAGGGCGTCCGATGCGGGGCTGTATTCATCGGCACGGGCGAGCTGGAGCCATTACTCGAGTCGATGGCTATCCGGGAACAGCTAAAAGACGTGTACTTTTTGGGGTTTGTCAACCAGTCGGCACTCCCGGATGCTCTAGCTGCGTGCGATGTGCTAGTCCTCCCATCCGAGAAAGATCCGAGGGCTACGGTTGTGGCTGAAGCTATGGCTACTGGGCTTCCCGTTGTTATCTCTCACCGTGTAGGACTTTGGGGATTCGGTGACATTGTCATCGAAGGTGAGACTGGGTTTGTCTATAGCTGCGGCAGCATCGACCAGTTGTCCGAGGAGTTGAGAGTACTTTTAGTAAACAGCGAGTTGCGTATCCGTATGGGTAAGGCAGCCTTGGAGCGCTTGAAGACCTGGGGGCTGAACGAACGCGTCGAAGGAGTGAAGGAGGCGATTGAGAGCCTTCGCCGACACCGGCGGATTGCGAGCCATTGAACAGCCTGGCCATCTCGCCGACAATCGTAGATCCAGAACGTACGTTGGCGCATCGTAGTGGGCAAGGCCCTCCGGTAGAGCTCGACGCCGTCAACCTCGACGTCGGGTTTTTGTTTGAAATTACTGTGTTCGGAGGAATAACTGGCCCATCGCCGCTCGTTTTTCGGATCCGATGGAACTCGAAAACCTAACCCAAAAATCTAGAGAAGCACTGCTCCAAGCGGTCAAAGCTGCAAAGGAGCGAGACAACCAGTTCGTGGAGCCAGAGCACCTTCTTTACGCGCTCGTAAAGCAGCAGGACACGGTCGTTCACCCTCTATTGCAAAAGTTGGGGGTCGCCCCCTCCGAGCTCGAGGCCAAAACAGACCAGAGGCTGTCGCGGCTGGCAAAGGTGTATGGCCCCGGTACGGAACCGCAACTAAGCCGCGACACTCTCCAGGTGTTGGAGAAAGCTGACAAACAGCGGGAGCTTCTGGGCGACGACTACCTCTCTGTCGAGCACCTTTTTCTTGCTCTCTTGGAGATCGGAGGCGATGCGGCCGAGATACTCCGCTCGACTGGACTGACCCCGGATCGAGTTCTGACAGCGCTGCGGGAAGTGAGAGGAACATTGAGGGTAGATACTCCGGAGCCCGAGTCCAAGCTACAGGCTCTGGAGCGATTCGGACGAGATCTTACTCAACTAGCTCGTCAAGGAAAACTTGACCCCGTTATCGGCAGGGACGAAGAAATCCGCAGGGTCATACAGGTACTCTCGAGGCGAACAAAGAACAACCCCGTGCTAATTGGTGATCCCGGGGTCGGCAAGACAGCCATCGTCGAAGGGCTGGCCCAGAGAATTGCAGCGGGGGATGTTCCCGAAGGGCTGAAGAACAAGCGGTTGATCGCACTCGACATCGGTGCAATGGTAGCGGGCACCAAGTACCGAGGGGAGTTCGAAGAGAGGCTCAAGGCCGTCTTAGAGGAGATTCGTGCATCCGAGGGGCAGATCATTACCTTCATAGACGAGATGCACACAATTGTGGGAGCCGGAGCTGCCGAGGGTGCTGTCGACGCCGCCAACATGCTCAAACCGATGCTGGCGAGAGGCGAGCTTCGAATGATCGGGGCCACGACACTCGACGAGTACCGCAAGTACGTAGAAAAAGATGCAGCCTTGGAGCGCCGGTTTCAGCCCGTTTTCGTAAAAGAGCCATCCGTAGCCGATACCATCGCAATTCTAAGAGGGCTAAAGGAGCGCTACGAGGTACACCACGGCGTAAGAATCCAGGACTCGGCCTTGGTGGCGGCTGCAGTCCTTTCGCACCGCTACATTACCGGACGTTACCTTCCAGACAAGGCAATCGACCTTATAGACGAGGCTGCGAGCCGTCTACGCATCGAAATCGATTCGATGCCGACAGAAATAGACGAGGCAGAACGGCGCAAACGACAGCTCGAGATCGAGCGGGCGGCAGTGGCCAGAGAGACCGATCCAGCATCCAAAGCTCGACTAGAGGCCATCGAGAAAGAGTTGGCTGAGCTGCAGGCCACGCTCGACGAGATGATTGCCCATTGGCAGAACGAAAAAGAGGCGATCACGGCCATCCGCCAGATAAAGGAGCGGATCGAAGAGGCTCGAATCGAAGCTGAAAAGGCGGAGAGGCAGGGCGATCTCGAGAAAGCCGCCCAGCTTAGATACGGGGAGTTGGTCGGGCTCACCAAGGAGCTTGAGGCTCGCCAGGCTCGCCTTGACGAACTACAAAAACACCGCAAGATGCTCAAG
Encoded here:
- the dnaJ gene encoding molecular chaperone DnaJ, with the protein product MSPQDLEKDLYAVLGVSEGADEKELKKAYRRLAQQYHPDKHPGDKEAEEKFKEISHAYDILSDPVKRKQYDEGRRLLRSGVGFGGPFVGGFPEGLFGNLEDLGFFSDLFGAGFGTRTRKTRRGSRGRDVYTDAWIDFEEAFFGSIRTLSVQTEQPCSACRGSGSSSGSPPDQCPACGGRGLMQSRLGGEFSIATTCTRCGGSGKVISDPCTRCEGSGVESITKKIKVKIPAGVDDGQTIRVAGRGRPGAFGGPPGDLYVRVHVRPHPFFTKKGKDLYLELPVTYPELALGAEIEVPTMTQPVTIRIPPGTQSGRTFKIRGKGADTPSGTGDLYVTVQLTVPTRLTAAEKRALEAFAQVHKASPRAEIDAYLAKVRKERVAAK
- the clpB gene encoding ATP-dependent chaperone ClpB — translated: MELENLTQKSREALLQAVKAAKERDNQFVEPEHLLYALVKQQDTVVHPLLQKLGVAPSELEAKTDQRLSRLAKVYGPGTEPQLSRDTLQVLEKADKQRELLGDDYLSVEHLFLALLEIGGDAAEILRSTGLTPDRVLTALREVRGTLRVDTPEPESKLQALERFGRDLTQLARQGKLDPVIGRDEEIRRVIQVLSRRTKNNPVLIGDPGVGKTAIVEGLAQRIAAGDVPEGLKNKRLIALDIGAMVAGTKYRGEFEERLKAVLEEIRASEGQIITFIDEMHTIVGAGAAEGAVDAANMLKPMLARGELRMIGATTLDEYRKYVEKDAALERRFQPVFVKEPSVADTIAILRGLKERYEVHHGVRIQDSALVAAAVLSHRYITGRYLPDKAIDLIDEAASRLRIEIDSMPTEIDEAERRKRQLEIERAAVARETDPASKARLEAIEKELAELQATLDEMIAHWQNEKEAITAIRQIKERIEEARIEAEKAERQGDLEKAAQLRYGELVGLTKELEARQARLDELQKHRKMLKEEVDDEDIAEVVSRWTGIPVSKLMEGEVQKLIHMEENLHKRVVGQDEAVSAVANAIRRSRSGLSDPNRPIGSFLFLGPTGVGKTELAKALAEFLFDDERAMVRIDMSEYQEKHTVSRLIGAPPGYVGYEEGGQLTEAVRRRPYAVLLLDEVEKAHSDVFNILLQLMDDGRLTDGQGRTVDFTNVVLIMTSNVGSAYIDPDVPEEIVKKRVMDAVHQTFRPEFVNRIDEIVVFHRLTPEDIAKIVELQLERLASRLEEKGITLRATPAARSKLAELGYDPVFGARPLKRVIQREIADKLALQLLEGRFEEGDTVEVDWDGSQLIFTKTNSADTAPVAAAVGDQR